One genomic region from Mytilus trossulus isolate FHL-02 chromosome 9, PNRI_Mtr1.1.1.hap1, whole genome shotgun sequence encodes:
- the LOC134685673 gene encoding RNA-binding protein RO60-like, with product MEGDEMDVDWVPTQERGDPFPLSKPLTDYQIKNVAGGYVFEVTDIDRLHRFLCLGTELGYYKANSQHRKFSRSEVQAIDRLIQAERGHEVVRCIKDVSVRGRACKQNPTLYALAVCARSNDPRTKHAAYSVLNEVCRIPTHLFQFIKYCEEMSGHETGWGRAHRIAISKWYKQFVEVGLHARKTPLKLAYLVTKYRRRFKWSHKDVIRLSHTRSKHKAIKIILQDVLGKQMEVTDSRESSDVKEFLLAVKEAKRCSIDNKKDEDKLCQYIALHELSWEHVPNKFLKHSVKVWDVLSRLMPMTAMIRNLGKMTSMGMHDDKPGATHWVDHVVSRLDDDDELKRNRIHPLTLLIAMKHYEKGAQRNNKISWDPNPRIIEALSKAFIRSTRIQQPDKMKYLMAVSVGENMQKPICGSTITAGEAAAAMVYSTIQTQDVEVILFTNRIEEAFTATITKADNLKSIEQKIYEIPKETKSKYIKQDLSVPFIWAASRKKKFDAIMVFTDSITSCGFIHPAEALKMYTEYVTIPDYRFVVVAMTSDKYSVAAPDSVHNLDVVGFDTSTPDIIMNFVLNLKQRPMEEDIRWHDDDDIL from the exons ATGGAGGGAGATGAAATGGACGTAGATTGGGTCCCAACACAAGAACGGGGCGATCCGTTTCCTTTGTCAAAACCTCTGAcagattatcaaataaaaaatgtcgcAGGAGGTTATGTTTTTGAAGTTACAGATATCGATAGGCTCCACAGATTTTTGTGTCTGGGAACAGAGTTGGGATACTATAAAGCGAATTCACAGCATAGAAAATTCTCAAGATCTGAAGTTCAAGCAATAGacag GTTGATTCAAGCAGAAAGAGGTCATGAAGTCGTTAGATGTATTAAAGATGTAAGCGTTCGAGGAAGAGCATGTAAACAGAACCCAACATTGTATGCCCTAGCAGTTTGTGCAAGATCCAATGACCCGCGCACAAAGCATGCTGCCTACAGCGTACTCAACGAGGTGTGTCGTATACCTACTCATCTGTTtcagtttataaaatattgtgaaGAAATGAGCGGACATGAAACTGGATGGGGAAGAGCACACCGTATAGCAATCAGTAAGTGGTACAAACAATTCGTTGAAGTAGGTCTACATGCTCGTAAAACCCCATTGAAGCTTGCTTATCTTGTAACAAAATATCGACGACGATTTAAATGGAGCCACAAAGATGTCATACGGCTATCCCATACCCGGTCGAAACATAAAGCAATAAAGATAATTTTGCAAGACGTGCTTGGTAAACAAATGGAAGTGACTGATTCTAGGGAATCTTCCGATGTCAAAGAATTTCTTCTTGCGGTAAAAGAAGCGAAACGTTGCAGCATCGATAACAAGAAAGATGAAGACAAGTTATGTCAATATATCGCCCTTCATGAGTTGAGTTGGGAGCATGTTCCTAACAAGTTTCTCAAACATAGTGTTAAAGTTTGGGACGTTCTTTCTCGGTTGATGCCTATGACAGCTATGATTCGGAATCTTGGTAAAATGACGAGTATGGGTATGCACGATGATAAACCAGGGGCTACTCATTGGGTGGATCATGTAGTAAGTAGACTTGATGACGATGACGAGTTAAAACGTAATCGTATCCATCCATTGACATTACTGATTGCTATGAAGCATTACGAAAAGGGAGCTCagagaaataacaaaatatcatgGGATCCTAATCCTAGAATCATAGAGGCTCTGTCCAAAGCTTTCATCAGAAGTACAAGAATACAACAACCTGACAAAATGAAGTATTTGATGGCTGTATCGGTAGGCGAGAACATGCAAAAACCTATCTGTGGGTCTACGATAACAGCTGGGGAAGCAGCAGCAGCAATGGTTTATTCTACCATTCAAACACAAGATGTGGAAGTGATCCTGTTCACAAACAGAATTGAAGAAGCTTTTACCGCCACTATCACAAAGGCAGATAACTTAAAATCTATTGAACAGAAGATATATGAAATACCGAAAGAAACtaaatctaaatatataaagCAAGACTTGTCAGTCCCCTTTATATGGGCGGCATCAAGGAAAAAGAAATTCGATGCCATTATGGTTTTCACTGATTCGATAACAAGTTGTGGATTTATCCATCCAGCAGAagctttaaaaatgtatacagaGTACGTGACAATTCCTGACTACCGATTCGTTGTCGTTGCTATGACCAGCGATAAATATTCTGTTGCTGCTCCTGACAGCGTGCACAACTTAGATGTCGTTGGATTTGATACCTCGACACCTGACATTATAATGAATTTCGTTTTGAACTTGAAACAAAGACCCATGGAAGAGGACATACGTTGGCATGATGATGACgatatactttaa
- the LOC134683868 gene encoding complement C1q-like protein 4: MLVKVVMCLMFVFVDQSLTTDAKGTCADDSKMDSLIKMVKEMQQHCSCTGNCCGCHKKESIAFYAALTKHTTLTGSQTIIYDKIYTNLGQSYDSSNGKFRAPVNGLYYFACTQISASGNVHFILMKNSSKLGHGYSDARLSTGSAIGTVLLEKGDVVTVQHHPGAISQQVHGGDYSTFTGYLITSL; encoded by the exons ATGTTGGTAAAGGTAGTCATGTGTTTAATGTTCGTCTTTGTGGATCAGTCATTAACGACTGATGCTAAAGGAACCTGTGCAGATG ACAGTAAAATGGATAGTCTaataaaaatggttaaagaaaTGCAACAACATTGTTCATGTACAg GTAATTGCTGTGGGTGCCACAAAAAAGAGTCAATTGCCTTCTATGCCGCATTGACAAAACACACTACACTAACAGGGTCTCAGACGATTATATACGACAAAATTTACACAAACCTTGGCCAGTCCTATGACTCTAGTAATGGTAAATTCCGTGCGCCGGTCAACGGTCTTTACTACTTTGCATGTACTCAGATATCTGCTTCTGGCAATGTCCACTTTATACTAATGAAAAACAGCAGTAAACTTGGCCATGGTTACAGTGATGCACGTCTTTCAACAGGATCAGCGATTGGTACGGTACTACTAGAAAAAGGTGATGTTGTAACCGTACAGCATCACCCAGGTGCTATATCACAACAGGTCCATGGTGGTGATTATAGCACATTTACAGGTTATCTAATTACATCACTTTGA